A single Desulfatibacillum aliphaticivorans DSM 15576 DNA region contains:
- a CDS encoding CBS domain-containing protein, with amino-acid sequence MGKRKSVKNRENLTVITTHNNADYDAFASLLAAQKLYPNSVVVLPGTKESNLRHFFIQSIVYMMNLEQMSNIDINSVSTLVLVDTKKKSRIGRLAKAVGKPGVEIHVYDHHPSSNGDVQGDIEICRSTGATVTILTEILREKNIPITADEATLFCLGIHEDTGSFTFSSTTKEDFLAAAYLMEQGANLNIVSSLLAREYSPEQISVLNDLIRSSVFHPVHGIEVAVSTISLENYFADFAVLVHKLMKMENMDALIALGQMGDRIHVVGRSRLPEVNVGKVIKALGGGGHSFAAAATVKDRTLAQLEAEVLALLHKHVEPRQKARDVMSTPAISTTVDVSIKKAAALLTQYNINALLITDPPDEEGNKQLRGFISRQVVEKAMHHNLSEVPVLEYMTSDPMTVPKDADLQAIQKLVIENKQRILPVMDDGHIVGVITRTDLLNLLISRNHQHDGKESDVRSDSSRAYIRSASKMMRDRLSPGYLELVRELGKIADAMGLEAFLVGGFVRDLVMSHKNEDFDVVVEGDGIAFARRFAQVHGYRVHSHSEFGTAVIIMEDGFKIDVASARFEYYASPASLPVVETSSLKMDLYRRDFTVNTMAIQINEKSFGTLIDYFGAQRDIKAKAIRVLHNLSFVEDPTRVFRAIRFEQRYGFSIGKLTSNLIKNAVKMDFFRHLSGRRLFSELKLILEDENPIGAVDRMAGYNLLPFIHPDLDFGPEKQDLFESVKEVLTWHDLQFMDDSYMKWAVQFLALFHGFDQDQVDAALLRLEIAPKFHDLFYEHRQYGRQCLYRLEREDKMVNSELYRMLTLLPTEMLLFLLARAKSKKAKRRLTRFLTELKGVACLLSGKTLKQMGIKPGPIYKKVLDAVLDARLDGKVFTFEDEMALAVRLINDANA; translated from the coding sequence ATGGGAAAACGTAAATCAGTCAAAAACCGTGAAAATCTCACGGTCATCACAACTCATAATAACGCGGATTACGACGCCTTTGCGTCCCTGCTGGCGGCCCAAAAGCTGTATCCCAACTCCGTGGTTGTCCTGCCCGGAACCAAGGAGTCCAACCTGCGCCATTTCTTTATCCAGTCCATCGTTTACATGATGAACCTGGAGCAGATGTCCAATATCGACATCAACAGCGTGTCCACCCTGGTTCTGGTGGACACCAAAAAAAAATCCCGCATCGGCCGTCTGGCCAAGGCCGTGGGCAAGCCGGGAGTGGAGATCCACGTCTACGACCATCATCCCTCGTCCAACGGCGACGTGCAGGGGGACATCGAGATTTGCCGCTCCACCGGCGCCACGGTCACTATCCTGACGGAAATTCTCCGGGAGAAAAACATTCCCATCACCGCGGACGAGGCCACCTTGTTCTGCCTCGGCATCCATGAGGATACGGGGTCGTTCACCTTCTCCTCCACCACAAAGGAGGATTTTCTGGCCGCGGCCTATCTTATGGAGCAAGGCGCCAACCTGAACATTGTGTCCAGCCTGCTGGCCAGGGAATACAGCCCGGAGCAGATTTCCGTATTGAACGACCTGATCCGATCCAGCGTGTTCCACCCGGTGCACGGCATCGAGGTGGCGGTCAGCACCATTTCCCTGGAAAATTATTTCGCCGACTTCGCCGTGCTGGTCCACAAACTCATGAAAATGGAAAACATGGACGCCCTCATCGCCTTAGGGCAGATGGGGGACCGCATCCATGTGGTGGGCCGAAGCCGGCTGCCCGAAGTCAACGTGGGCAAGGTGATCAAGGCCCTGGGCGGAGGCGGTCATTCCTTTGCGGCCGCAGCCACGGTCAAGGACCGGACCCTGGCTCAGTTGGAGGCCGAAGTGCTGGCCCTGCTGCACAAGCATGTGGAGCCCAGGCAAAAAGCCCGGGACGTCATGAGCACGCCGGCCATCTCCACCACCGTGGACGTAAGCATCAAAAAAGCGGCGGCCCTGCTTACTCAATACAACATCAACGCCCTGCTCATCACCGATCCTCCGGACGAAGAGGGCAATAAACAGTTGCGGGGCTTCATCTCCCGGCAGGTGGTGGAAAAGGCCATGCACCATAACCTGTCCGAGGTGCCGGTGCTGGAATACATGACCTCGGACCCCATGACCGTCCCCAAGGACGCGGACCTGCAGGCAATCCAAAAGCTGGTCATAGAAAACAAACAGCGCATCCTCCCTGTCATGGACGACGGCCATATTGTGGGCGTGATCACCCGCACGGACCTGTTGAACCTGCTCATAAGCCGCAATCATCAGCATGACGGAAAAGAAAGCGACGTCCGCTCCGACTCCTCCAGGGCGTATATCCGCAGCGCTTCCAAAATGATGCGGGACCGGCTTTCCCCGGGATACCTGGAACTGGTCCGGGAGTTGGGAAAAATCGCCGACGCCATGGGCCTGGAAGCCTTTTTAGTGGGCGGCTTCGTCCGGGACCTGGTCATGAGCCACAAAAACGAGGATTTCGACGTGGTGGTGGAAGGAGACGGCATCGCCTTCGCCCGCCGCTTCGCCCAGGTTCACGGATATCGCGTGCACTCCCATTCCGAATTCGGAACCGCCGTGATTATCATGGAGGACGGATTCAAGATCGACGTGGCCTCGGCCCGGTTCGAGTATTACGCCTCGCCCGCGTCCCTGCCCGTGGTGGAGACAAGCTCTCTGAAAATGGACCTGTACCGGAGGGATTTCACCGTCAACACCATGGCCATCCAGATCAATGAAAAATCCTTTGGAACGCTCATCGATTATTTCGGCGCCCAGCGGGACATCAAGGCCAAAGCCATTCGGGTGCTGCACAACCTGAGCTTTGTGGAAGACCCCACCCGGGTGTTCCGGGCCATCCGTTTCGAGCAGCGCTACGGGTTCAGCATAGGAAAACTGACGTCCAATCTGATCAAGAACGCCGTCAAAATGGATTTTTTCCGGCACCTGTCCGGCCGGCGCCTCTTCTCCGAACTAAAGCTCATCCTGGAAGACGAAAACCCCATTGGCGCCGTGGATCGCATGGCCGGATACAACCTGCTGCCTTTCATCCACCCGGACCTGGATTTCGGGCCTGAAAAACAGGACTTGTTCGAGTCGGTCAAGGAAGTGCTCACTTGGCATGATTTGCAATTTATGGACGATTCCTATATGAAATGGGCCGTTCAATTCCTGGCCCTGTTTCACGGTTTTGACCAGGATCAGGTGGACGCCGCGCTTTTGAGGCTGGAAATCGCCCCCAAATTCCATGACCTGTTTTATGAGCACCGCCAGTACGGGCGCCAATGCTTGTACAGGCTGGAGCGGGAGGATAAAATGGTCAACAGCGAACTCTATCGCATGTTGACGCTCCTGCCCACGGAAATGCTGCTTTTTCTGCTGGCCCGGGCCAAAAGCAAAAAAGCCAAACGCAGATTAACCAGGTTTCTGACGGAGTTGAAAGGCGTGGCGTGCCTGCTTTCCGGCAAGACCCTCAAGCAAATGGGAATCAAGCCCGGCCCCATATACAAAAAGGTCCTGGACGCCGTCCTGGACGCTCGGCTGGACGGGAAGGTTTTTACCTTTGAAGATGAAATGGCTTTGGCCGTAAGGTTAATTAACGATGCAAATGCTTAA
- a CDS encoding cysteine desulfurase family protein, translated as MIYLDHNATTAVDERVARVMEPFFRSAFGNPSSSYQEGLDAKRSVENAREKAAKALGAKPQEIVFTSGGSESNNWVIKSLAGSRPGKGHIITTAIEHPSVLNPCLYYMERGYDVTFAGVDSQGVVDVEEIEKAVRPDTFLISVMHANNETGVIQPISEISRIAKKAGALLHSDAAQTLGKIPVDVNAMGVDFLSVAGHKVYAPKGIGLLYIREGVELEPMILGGGQESGRRAGTENVPMAVGLGTACEFFTGDMTRVTERLSRLTALLFELLSERIEGLVLNGHPDQRLPNCLSVSFPVVTGADLLAAVPEVRASTGAACHDRSVAVSHVLAAMGVPAEQAKGTVRLSLGIHTNQTEIEKAAKLIANAYEKMTRP; from the coding sequence ATGATATATTTGGATCATAACGCCACCACGGCTGTAGACGAACGGGTAGCCAGGGTGATGGAGCCTTTTTTCCGCTCCGCTTTCGGCAATCCTTCCAGCAGTTACCAGGAAGGCCTTGACGCCAAACGCTCCGTGGAAAACGCCAGGGAGAAAGCGGCCAAGGCGCTTGGCGCCAAACCGCAGGAAATCGTCTTTACCAGCGGCGGCAGTGAATCCAATAATTGGGTGATTAAGAGCCTTGCCGGGTCCAGGCCCGGCAAGGGACATATCATCACCACGGCCATCGAACATCCTTCGGTCTTAAACCCCTGCCTATATTATATGGAGCGGGGATATGACGTCACCTTTGCGGGAGTGGACTCCCAAGGCGTGGTCGACGTGGAGGAGATCGAAAAGGCCGTGCGTCCCGACACATTCCTGATTTCGGTCATGCACGCCAACAACGAAACCGGCGTGATCCAACCCATATCCGAAATTTCCAGAATCGCCAAAAAGGCCGGCGCCCTGTTACACTCGGACGCAGCCCAGACTCTGGGCAAAATCCCAGTGGACGTCAACGCCATGGGCGTGGACTTTTTGTCTGTGGCCGGCCACAAGGTATACGCCCCCAAAGGCATAGGCCTCTTGTATATCCGGGAAGGCGTGGAACTGGAGCCCATGATCCTGGGCGGCGGCCAGGAAAGCGGACGCCGGGCCGGCACGGAAAACGTGCCCATGGCTGTGGGTCTGGGCACCGCCTGCGAATTTTTCACAGGCGACATGACCCGCGTCACCGAGCGCCTTTCCCGCTTGACCGCCCTCTTGTTCGAGCTTTTGTCCGAGCGCATAGAAGGCCTTGTTTTGAACGGCCATCCGGACCAACGCCTGCCCAACTGCCTGAGCGTTTCCTTTCCCGTAGTAACCGGAGCGGATTTGCTGGCGGCAGTCCCCGAGGTGCGTGCGTCTACGGGAGCGGCCTGCCATGACAGGTCCGTGGCAGTCAGTCATGTGCTGGCGGCCATGGGCGTGCCCGCGGAGCAGGCCAAGGGCACGGTGCGCCTTTCCCTGGGCATCCACACCAATCAAACGGAAATCGAAAAAGCGGCCAAACTCATAGCCAACGCTTACGAAAAAATGACCCGGCCATGA